CCGAGGGGCTGGTGGCCGTCACCGTTACGGCGGAGATCCCCGCTAGCGGCCTCCCCGCGTTCGCCAGGCGCGCCTCCAGGGTGGGCAGGTCGATGCGGCTGAGCCACTCCCGGTACGGCGCGTCCTGGCCGTAAGGGTCAGCCACCCCCCGCAGGTAGGGGTAGGGCTGTCCCCAGACAAACTCGCTGCTCTCAGTGGTGCCGCCGGAATCTGCGTGGAAGGCGGCGAAGACGGGCCGCCCGCCGTAGGTCATGATCACCCCGCGCGTGGCCTCCACCGCCGCCGTCGTCCGCGGGTCCTCGGCGTTCATCCCCGCGTAGACCTGGGAGTCAGTGGTCGCCCGTAGGTCGTAGCCTTCCGCAGCAAACCGCCCCAGGCTGTAAAGGGCCAGCGTCCGCGCGGCCACCGCCTGGGCCTTAAGGGCTTCTACCGGCCAGCGCGGGTCCACCTCCATCTTCAGCACGCCGTAGAGGTATTCCTCGACAAAGAGCTCGTTGATGGCGGTAAGGCCCTGAGGTGTGCGGCGCAGTTCAATCACGCCGCGGTAGCGCCGCGGCCCCGCTGCCAGCCAGCCGACTTGGGACCGCAGGCGGAGCACAGGACCGAAGCGCGTCCCGGCGCCTTCAATGCCCTGGGGGGCGGGGCGGAACTCGTACGTCCCCGGAGGAAGCCTCACCACCGCCTGCGCCGCCACATCCCCCGCCTCCATGGCGCCCTCGGAGACAATGGGGATGGCCTCCTGCCCCAGGAGGATGCCCACGCGCACCAGCTGGGCCGTCGACGCGCCCACCTGGGACGCGGCCCCGGGCATCCACGCCATCCCGCCCACGACGGCCAGCGTGGCGGCAGCAGCGGTGGCAGCGAGGAAGCGGGGCACGGGCAATCGGTCAGGGCCGCCGGAAGACCAGCGTAAGCAGCAGCGTCAGGATCAGGCTGAGGAGCAAACTGGTGACGATGGGAAAGTAGAAGATGGTGTTCCCTCGCTGGATGAGGATGTCTCCCGGGAGACGGGGCACCCTCCCCCCGGCGACCTTACCCAGCGCCCCCACCAGCAGGCCCGCCACGATGAGCAGGACGCCAAAGGCCACCAGCATCCGGCCGATGAGGCTCAGCTCTCCCACAGGGCCTTCCCCGCCATGAGCATTCCCCACCAAAGAAGATTTACCACAGCTGCCCCTGGCCCCGCTCGGGAGGCGCCAGCCCCAGGTGCTGGTACGCCGCGGCGGTGGCCCGCCGCCCGGCCGGCGTGCGCGAGAGGAAGC
This window of the Armatimonadota bacterium genome carries:
- a CDS encoding SpoIID/LytB domain-containing protein; amino-acid sequence: MPRFLAATAAAATLAVVGGMAWMPGAASQVGASTAQLVRVGILLGQEAIPIVSEGAMEAGDVAAQAVVRLPPGTYEFRPAPQGIEGAGTRFGPVLRLRSQVGWLAAGPRRYRGVIELRRTPQGLTAINELFVEEYLYGVLKMEVDPRWPVEALKAQAVAARTLALYSLGRFAAEGYDLRATTDSQVYAGMNAEDPRTTAAVEATRGVIMTYGGRPVFAAFHADSGGTTESSEFVWGQPYPYLRGVADPYGQDAPYREWLSRIDLPTLEARLANAGRPLAGISAVTVTATSPSGRALTVRLRGAGGTLELRAVDLRTLLGVTFLRSTLFTVRPADDDSPAVEFWGRGSGHGVGMSQWGARGQALLGRAYPDILAFYYQGIQLETR
- a CDS encoding DUF2905 domain-containing protein, giving the protein MGELSLIGRMLVAFGVLLIVAGLLVGALGKVAGGRVPRLPGDILIQRGNTIFYFPIVTSLLLSLILTLLLTLVFRRP